The following proteins are co-located in the Styela clava chromosome 15, kaStyClav1.hap1.2, whole genome shotgun sequence genome:
- the LOC120334451 gene encoding modulator of macroautophagy TMEM150B-like isoform X1 has translation MMNFKSCMLLPLGLSLLTVCGILACYGIANSEKSYLRRRNGTPAYVSDFGMFLPESSLFVFVFNWSAACLFVMCLSFYKFVCAQIGNSSLNVAAFVFGCITSSGISVVACFPWRDHLVGIHITGAAMAFCGGTLQCWLICLITWKLCRKRSGFPYLFLIRTTLSSIHTVCIILFGSFLGLIYLSNWEKREPAVISEWIMLFAQILFYTSMSHEFSNIKFIQLELKYFKKSSRTLHGVCNEVVEMKISESPKVEQVIESENSVKGMSS, from the exons ATGATGAATTTCAAAAGCTGCATGCTTCTACCTTTGGGATTATCACTGCTGACAGTCTGCGGTATACTTGCTTG CTATGGGATCGCCAATTCGGAAAAAAGCTATCTTCGCCGACGAAATGGAACTCCCGCTTATGTCAGTGATTTCGGAATGTTTTTGCCGGAGTCATCTCTATTTGTATTCGTTTTCAATTGGAGTGCTGCGTGTTTGTTTGTTATGTGTTTatcattttacaaatttgtcTGTGCACAGATAGGTAATTCGTCATTGAATGTTGCTGCGTTTGTATTTGGCTGCATCACGTCAAGTGGCATTAGCGTTGTTGCTTGTTTTCCG TGGAGGGATCATTTAGTCGGAATTCACATAACTGGAGCGGCGATGGCATTTTGTGGTGGAACGTTACAGTGCTGGCTGATTTGTTTAATTACATGGAAGCTTTGTCGCAAGAGATCCGGATTTCCTTATTTATTCCTCATCAGAACGACTTTATCATCGATTCACACTGTTTGCATTATTTTAT TTGGCTCCTTTCTTGGTCTAATATAT ttGTCAAATTGGGAAAAAAGAGAGCCCGCGGTCATCTCGGAATGGATAATGTTATTTGCACAAATACTTTTTTATACAAGTATGTCGCACGAGTTTAGtaatattaaattcattcaaCTCGAATTAAAATACTTCAAGAAATCGTCGAGAACGTTACACGGTGTTTGCAATGAGGTAGTTGAAATGAAAATCTCTGAGTCTCCGAAAGTGGAACAAGTAATTGAATCAGAAAATTCTGTAAAAGGAATGTCATCTTAG
- the LOC120334451 gene encoding transmembrane protein 150A-like isoform X2 — MFLPESSLFVFVFNWSAACLFVMCLSFYKFVCAQIGNSSLNVAAFVFGCITSSGISVVACFPWRDHLVGIHITGAAMAFCGGTLQCWLICLITWKLCRKRSGFPYLFLIRTTLSSIHTVCIILFGSFLGLIYLSNWEKREPAVISEWIMLFAQILFYTSMSHEFSNIKFIQLELKYFKKSSRTLHGVCNEVVEMKISESPKVEQVIESENSVKGMSS, encoded by the exons ATGTTTTTGCCGGAGTCATCTCTATTTGTATTCGTTTTCAATTGGAGTGCTGCGTGTTTGTTTGTTATGTGTTTatcattttacaaatttgtcTGTGCACAGATAGGTAATTCGTCATTGAATGTTGCTGCGTTTGTATTTGGCTGCATCACGTCAAGTGGCATTAGCGTTGTTGCTTGTTTTCCG TGGAGGGATCATTTAGTCGGAATTCACATAACTGGAGCGGCGATGGCATTTTGTGGTGGAACGTTACAGTGCTGGCTGATTTGTTTAATTACATGGAAGCTTTGTCGCAAGAGATCCGGATTTCCTTATTTATTCCTCATCAGAACGACTTTATCATCGATTCACACTGTTTGCATTATTTTAT TTGGCTCCTTTCTTGGTCTAATATAT ttGTCAAATTGGGAAAAAAGAGAGCCCGCGGTCATCTCGGAATGGATAATGTTATTTGCACAAATACTTTTTTATACAAGTATGTCGCACGAGTTTAGtaatattaaattcattcaaCTCGAATTAAAATACTTCAAGAAATCGTCGAGAACGTTACACGGTGTTTGCAATGAGGTAGTTGAAATGAAAATCTCTGAGTCTCCGAAAGTGGAACAAGTAATTGAATCAGAAAATTCTGTAAAAGGAATGTCATCTTAG
- the LOC120334450 gene encoding modulator of macroautophagy TMEM150B-like, whose product MKSLVYSVMCTYKMWNFKSCMLLPLGFLVLTVCGLLSCYGIASLEKNFLRRQNETPAYVSHFGMYLPESSLFVFVFNWSAACLFVMCLSFYKFVCAQLGNSLLNVAAFVFGCITSSGITVVACFPWRDHLVGIHITGAAMAFCGGTLQCWLICLITWKLCRKRSGFPYLFLIRITIASIHTVCIILLGSFLGLIFLSNWEKREPAVISEWIMLFAQLLFYTSMSHEFSNIKFIQLELKYFKKSSRTLHGVCNEVVEMEIFESPKVEQVIESENTVKVTSSSNGV is encoded by the exons ATGAAAAGCCTTGTTTACAGTGTGATGTGTACTTATAAAATGTGGAATTTCAAAAGCTGCATGCTTCTGCCATTGGGATTTTTAGTGCTGACAGTCTGCGGGTTGCTTTCTTG ctATGGGATTGCCAGTTTGGAAAAAAACTTTCTTCGTAGACAAAATGAAACTCCCGCTTATGTCAGTCATTTCGGAATGTATTTACCGGAGTCATCTCTATTTGTATTCGTTTTCAATTGGAGTGCTGCGTGTTTGTTTGTTATGTGTTTatcattttacaaatttgtcTGTGCACAGTTGGGTAATTCATTATTAAATGTTGCTGCGTTTGTATTTGGCTGCATCACGTCAAGTGGAATTACCGTCGTTGCTTGTTTTCCG TGGAGGGATCATTTAGTCGGAATTCACATAACTGGAGCAGCGATGGCGTTTTGTGGTGGAACGTTACAGTGCTGGCTGATTTGTTTAATTACATGGAAGCTTTGTCGCAAGAGATCCGGTTTTCCTTATTTATTCCTCATCAGAATAACTATAGCATCGATTCACACCGTTTGCATTATTTTAC TTGGCTCCTTTCTTGGTCTAATATTC TTGTCAAATTGGGAAAAAAGAGAGCCCGCGGTCATCTCGGAATGGATAATGTTGTTTGCACAATTACTTTTTTATACAAGTATGTCGCACGAGTTTAGTAACATTAAATTCATTCAACTCGAATTGAAATACTTCAAGAAATCGTCGAGAACATTACATGGTGTTTGCAATGAGGTAGTCGAAATGGAAATCTTTGAATCTCCGAAAGTGGAACAAGTAATTGAATCAGAAAATACTGTAAAAGTAACGTCATCTTCAAATGGCGTGTAA